Within the Medicago truncatula cultivar Jemalong A17 chromosome 4, MtrunA17r5.0-ANR, whole genome shotgun sequence genome, the region GCAAGGATGTACTCAATTCTAAATTTTGTACCAGGACCAGTCTAGACGATGGACAGATCAACTGCACAAGTCATATCTTAGTTCTTTAGAGGCCTCATTTGTGAATGAGTTGCATCGTTCTATACATTTACGTGGTTGGAGCTTTCACAATAGGGCTGATGAAGCATATAAATGTAAAACTCTGCAAAATACACCTAGTATGCCTAGGCAGGTCAGAGTTAAATTCCAATTTAGAGTCTCCATTGTGTTCATGTGTGGTAATTTTTTCCCGGTATAATCAGACATTTTTatcccttttctttctttcagtcTCTGGCTCTACAAGATGGCTGCCAGAAGAAGATCAAGCTTGAAAAAATTGCCACTATGTTAGAGAGCGCAGCTGATTCTCATGTTGTTGCAGGAAGTGAACTAGGAGTTGCAACGGTAGATAAAGCTTGTAGTCTAAGAGAGCCTAATACCTATGACCATGGTTTACTTTGCAAAGAGGAGATTCATGCCAGTGGGAGTTCAGCATTTGCCAACAGGTCAGCAAGAAGTTGTGTGGAGAAGCAATGCACATTCCATGCAGAATCGGATTGCAGTACTACAGGTAGTTTGaactactttttctttttgcatgCTGGTTATTCTGTTGACTAGATAATGATACTTTCTAAGAACCCGTCTTTCTTGCACCTTGTACACAAGATGTTGTTTTTCATGATCACTCTCAAGGTATATGCATATAGTCTCACTAGCACTTACAGTATGAAATTCTTTGTTCAGTGATTTAAGTTCTATAAACATCGGTTTACTCAGTTTTTATGAAGTCTAAACGACCATTGACAATGGCATGAAAGACATTGCATATCAGTTGGTACTGAATTTTCCTCTAGTAAAAGCTTCTGGAACAATTGTAATGATGTTGTAATGTATGCTGCAATGGATTACGGGGGTTAAATTTTTGACAGGATtaatttttggaatattaacattatttttgacAGGATTagtttttggaatattaacATTTAAAGAACAACAGTTCTAGCCAGTGTAAATCAATCAGCAGGGGAGCCAAGAGAGTTTTTATTTATGGGACTAGATTATGATGCTTGGCCTTCATAGATATGTGGATTTGAGTTTCTTTTTATGCTTTGACATTGGTGTATTTAATGTGGATGATTTATTGACTCTTCCACAAGGCTTTATACATAactattgggaaaaacccaagtcccacatcggatagatgaGACTCATGGCGTGAGgggtattgggaaaaacccaagttcCACATTGGATAGATGAGACTCTTGATGAGAGTTTATAAATAGGAGGTACTCCTCAcatcacaagccggttttgtgacgatgagttaggccccaaatttcaacatggtatcagagcttgtcgaCTTCAAGGACCACCTacctattcacgcaccaagcccaaagagtgctgggcgtgagtgggtgtattgggaaaaacccaagtcccacatcggatagatgaGACTCATGGCGTGAGGGGGTGTATCGGGAAAAACTcaagtcccacattggatagaTGAGACTCTTGATGAGAGTTTATAAataggaggcactcctcacatCACAAGCCAGTTTGTGatgatgagttaggccccaaatttcaacaataactACGATGATACCTGAGCCCTTGTTCTCCTGTTCTAATTGAGTCATTGCCAACCATGTTCCAACATGTTGTACAAATCACTGGTTtcacatgatttttttatatggcTTGGATACAGCGAAGAATACATTGAATAAAATGTCTGACATAAATTTGTTGGAACATtataattttacatgttttatgCCTTTCTTTGAAAAGTAAATCAGCACCTCAAGTAAACCGAACTATTAGATCATCCAAGGACAGAAGGAACAATCTTCACTAATGTTGTGCTTGTAATTTCTAAGAAGCTGTATAATGTCAAGTAATGCTTATCAATATCTGAAATGTGTATTAAATGAGTTTTATGGTCCTTAAAATAAGTGACTTTCAAgagcaaatatttatttattctgttCTTCCCCACTATGcttttaaactatttttgcaAGACTATTCTACATGATGCTACTAAAATTCTGTGACTTATTTGAACATGACATGGTTGTGATAGTTTTTTGGTCTAGGAATAAGGTTGtgatatttataatattttctttttatttggcATATTAGAGGTCAGTGATCAAAACTTCAAGGATGAAGTAGCCAGTTCAAGCAGCATGCCCATGGCTAAAAGGTTGAAGACAGATGCAGCTGATGGTTCAAGCACCGATCAAGTACAGTGTAATTTAATCTTTGTCTGAAACTTCCTCAAGTAACTTTGAATGGGTTGCTTAGTTTTTCATGTTCCTTTCATACGCAGGTTGTCCCATTTGGAAAGTTTCAGACAACTGACGTTTCAACTGTTAGTAATTCAACGCCAGAGAATGAAGGACATGAGTTGCTATCTCAACTCCCAGAGAGCTTCCGTGTCCCAAAGTCTGTTCGTCCTTGCGTTCTCATGGATAGGTAAGTATATGCAACATATATTAAAACTCAAATTCTACAGTGAACGCTCATATAGCACAAGAGAATAGAAAATTTACTTGGTGCCCTTTCAAGAAACTTGAGGGGCTTATGTAAAGGAAAATCGGACGTGGCAACCCTATTCTTGTTCAATTTAGTGCTGGTTAGGTTACCCATAGAGTTTAATGTAATATAGTGAGGAAGAATCTTTGATAGCAATATGCTTCTACGTAGTACAAttgatttgtatgattttttgttaGATGAAGTTTTGGGTGGTTAACCAGCTGTTTAGGTGTCGAAGTAAGTGATTCATTTCTTCAGTTGGCTTCCTCAAGTTTTCCTGCTGTAACTGCACTTTCTAATAGAGAAATCCGTATTTACACAAATCCAATACGCATGTCTTTATGGTTAATGTTATTTGTAAGTTGGAGTTGTGCAATGCTGCAATAGCATGAGGTGTTTGAACGTACATACTTCAAAGTAACTATGCAGTTtaatgattttgaatgtttctttTGGGGCACATAAGGTTTTACTATGAAGGTTCAGGCGTCTGTCTGTTGAACTATGGTTTACTGTCTTTTTACTCCTCCCCATCGCTAGTTCTTTGTTCCCCATGGGATGTGTTTGACCTGGTATTGGTACTTTTTGAGTTCGCAGAGATTTGGTATTACTTTCCTTGTGTACTCTAATGTATTTCTTTTGTGTTGTAATATGTTGTATACATGGAGTTGGACCATCCACACTTTCTACATCTCCCTCTACACTCATAATTGATTAAGGTTTTGAGTGGTGGAAGCAATGGAGGGTGGTGATCTG harbors:
- the LOC11443438 gene encoding cold-regulated protein 27 isoform X2, producing the protein MEQDLPLRHNLHSPTFPSDLELTRSASFSDSSATTTDNTSGDAAPFQSRRWTDQLHKSYLSSLEASFVNELHRSIHLRGWSFHNRADEAYKCKTLQNTPSMPRQSLALQDGCQKKIKLEKIATMLESAADSHVVAGSELGVATVDKACSLREPNTYDHGLLCKEEIHASGSSAFANRSARSCVEKQCTFHAESDCSTTEVSDQNFKDEVASSSSMPMAKRLKTDAADGSSTDQVVPFGKFQTTDVSTVSNSTPENEGHELLSQLPESFRVPKSVRPCVLMDR
- the LOC11443438 gene encoding cold-regulated protein 28 isoform X1 — translated: MEQDLPLRHNLHSPTFPSDLELTRSASFSDSSATTTDNTSGDAAPFQDQSRRWTDQLHKSYLSSLEASFVNELHRSIHLRGWSFHNRADEAYKCKTLQNTPSMPRQSLALQDGCQKKIKLEKIATMLESAADSHVVAGSELGVATVDKACSLREPNTYDHGLLCKEEIHASGSSAFANRSARSCVEKQCTFHAESDCSTTEVSDQNFKDEVASSSSMPMAKRLKTDAADGSSTDQVVPFGKFQTTDVSTVSNSTPENEGHELLSQLPESFRVPKSVRPCVLMDR
- the LOC11443438 gene encoding cold-regulated protein 28 isoform X3, whose translation is MEQDLPLRHNLHSPTFPSDLELTRSASFSDSSATTTDNTSGDAAPFQDQSRRWTDQLHKSYLSSLEASFVNELHRSIHLRGWSFHNRADEAYKCKTLQNTPSMPRQSLALQDGCQKKIKLEKIATMLESAADSHVVAGSELGVATVDKACSLREPNTYDHGLLCKEEIHASGSSAFANRSARSCVEKQCTFHAESDCSTTEVSDQNFKDEVASSSSMPMAKRLKTDAADGSSTDQVQCCPIWKVSDN